GTACCTGTACTTATATTTAGTTTCGACGCTATCTCCTCGTGCGAAAATCCCTCAATAGCAAAAAGGTTAAACACCGTCCGGTAGGCGTTTGGCAGTTGTTGTACCATGCCGATAAGATCATCGTAATTTAACTTTTGGTCGGGGAGTTCGTTATGCCCTATATCCTCGGCAGCATCAAGGTCATCGGTTAGCGAGAGTTTTAGGTTACTTCTGTAATAATCAACCGAGGTGTTCATCATAATCCTGCCAACCCATGCAATAAAGGGGCGGGTGGTATCATATTTTTGTAAGTTGGTAAACACTTTTAAAAAGCCCTGGTTCATGATCTCAGCAGCTTCGTACCTATTGCCGGCGTATCGCAGGCATATGCTCATAGCAAAGCCATAAAATGCTTTGTAAAGCATCTTCTGGTCTTTTCGGCTATGCTGTAAACAGCCTGCAATCAATTGTTGTAGTTCTGCTTCTCCCATATATACGGGCTACCTGTTTAATTAATTCCTGTTTGCAACTAACACGTATTTATAGTTGAAAGGGTTGCCTTTGGTTTTACTTTTTTTTCAGAAAGCTTATTTATGATAAATCCAGTTCGCTTTTAAAAGTAAAAGAACCGTAAAACAGGTATTATTAATGTGTTTTGCAGATCGCAAATTACCTTGAATAATGAAGCATTACTCTGCTACCTCATTCACATCAATCATTGTCCAGTTATCCTGTACTGCCTTGGGGCCTCCGTTGTATTTTAATGTGATCTTAAAATTGGTTTTTACTTTTTCTCCTTTTTTATCAATTGAAGTTACGTATGATTTAATGACAAACACCGAATCTGATTTTTTTGCAAACTGATAGTGATCTTCGGCAAAAGTTAAATTGCCCGATTTGATGGTAGGTGCAATGTACTGCTTGGCTGCCTGGTATGCATCATCGCTGTTTGGGAACATGGTAAACGTAAGCATATCAGATGATCCTCCCGATGTGGCAAACTTTACAACTATCATCATAAAAATAATTCCAAAAATCGCCAGCATCCATGCACCTATCATGGCTGTTTTCTTTTTATGTCGTTTGTCTTTAAGATAAGACTGGTCGGGTCTTGCTTTGTGATAGATTCTCTCCATCGTAATTCAGGATATATAACTTGATAAAGGTATATAAAATTCTTAATAAAAATCATAACAGCGCCTTGCCCCTTCAAATTTATGATAGGTATCCACACGGGAGGGCAAGGTGGTTTCATAACCAATACTTCCTTCGGTTGTGCCGCTGGTATTGCTATAATTAAGACCCGAAATTGGCGCATCATGGCTTACCCCCAACCTGAATTTTTCTCCGCTCTCTTTGTTTAAAAACAGATCAAATATTAACGAAAAAGTGATTGCAGATGGCCCGCCCGATCCGGCAGTACGCACCCATAAACCGGCATTAAGGTTATGTCTTTTATACTGTAGCCCCATATTTATTGATTGTGCCGTTGATTGTTTATAAAAAACAACTGATGGAATAAAAAAAGATTTTTCGTCCTCATCAAGATTTTCATCCTTGTTAAGATCCCATCTATAGCTTATATGTGCCGTACCGCGCATAGGTAATTTTGCGGGCGTACCCGTAAATGATTCATTGGGCCGGTTAATATGCTGCAATGCACCGCCAATATTAAAATCGCTTAAAGCAAGGTTTATACCCGCGCCTGAATCAAAGTAGAACCGGCTGTCGAATCTTGGCGACTCGGCATTTGTTGGCGATCCGGGGATGTACCCTAAACGTGGGTCAATCTGGTCGCTGAATACCAGTTTGCCATAATCAACCGAGCGGTTAGTTACCCCTGCCTGCACGCCAAACGATAATACAAAATCATCGGAACCAACACTATAGGAGTAAATACCGGCTATATTGTTTTTTGTAAGCCCGGCAGTACCCTCATTACCCCGGGTAAATATCAAACCAACCCCGCCGCCAAATTGCGGAATATTATAATCTACCGATGCTGTAAGATAGTTAAACCCGCCAGGCACCGATGTAAATTGATTGCGATAAATAAGGTTCATCCGCAAATCGCCCTGGAATTGCCCGTTTAATGCAGGGTTAAGATACACGGGCGAATTAAAAAACTGAGAGTACATATGATCCTGGGCAACGGCCACGCTAACAAACAACAGCATTAACAACCCTAAAACATATCCTTTAAGCAAAACGCGCATTATTTATCTTATTAAATGAACAACACCCGTTCGTTTGGGTAATGAATTATTGTACGACATTCCTTTCCACTCGCTGCCGTTTATAAATGTTGCCGAAGCCTGCCACACGTAAACGCCCTGCTCTACGGGTACTCCTTTAAAAGTACCGTCCCAGCCATCGCCATCAACCGGGGTGCCTTTAGGGGCCGATAGTTTCGTGGTTTCCCAAATTAACTGGCCAAAGCCATTAAATATTTGCAGGTGCCATTGCCTAATACCCGATCCTTTGGCCGCAAACTTTCTTAGTTCGGTGGTACCGCTGGTAGGCATAAAGGCGTTAGGCAAATACAGTTCGCCGGGAATACCAGTTATGCGTACATAGTGTGTTACTGCGCTATCGCAAAAATCTTTAGTGCTGGTTACCAGCGTTACCTTATATTTTCCCGTATCTGCATAAGTATGGATTGGGTTACCAAGGGCGCTTACAGTTCCGTCTCCAAAATCCCACATCCAATTGGCCGGCGTTCCGGTAGTTTGGTCAACAAACTGAAACTGGTAATTTGGTATGCTGGTGACAGTATCGGGATTGGCGGTAAAAGCAGTGCCCGGTGGCGACGTAACTTTTATATAATCTTTTTTTACCAAACTGTCTGTACAGCCTGTTAATGGGTTAAGGGCCACAAGTTTAACGGTGTAAGGCGAATTTTTATAATTGTAGGTATGTGGTGGTGGCGTAAATCCGGTGGCTGTAGCCCCATCTCCGTAATACCAGGTATAGGATAGGGCTATCGGCTGTGTGTTAGGATCGGCGTAGGTAGAATTTGTAAACGACGCGGTAACATTTCGGCAGCCCGTGGTATCTGATGCTGCAAAGCCGGCTTTGGGTATATCATATACCATAACCCGGTTTGTTGATTTGGATGATTCATTGCCCGACGAACATGCACTTGAAGCGGTTATGGTTACATAATACAGGCCTGGTTTTGTAAATACATAAGGCAGGTTATCGGTACCGGCTGCTACATTGGTTACTACGGCGTATTTATCATCATAAATGGTGTAATAAAATGTATCGCCGCCTGATGAATTATTTACAAACGTTAAATTTAAAGGTGCACACCCGCTGTTTTTATTATTCAGAAAAAACATATCCGGCGTAATAGTTGGGGCCGATACCGTTATGGTACGTTTGAGCGTGGTATCGGTATTGCCACAGTAATTTTGGGCAACCATAAATATGGTGTACTGCTTTGTACGGGTGGTATTTAATGGCGTATCAAACTTAAAATCGCTTTTATCGGTATATACTTTTGATTCCAGCATCAGCGGCCCGTCATACAGGTAGTAGGTGTACTGTAAGTTTTTACCGGGCGATGAGTTTTTGCCTGTTACAATAAAAGGCGAGCAACCTTCAACTCTATCAGGAATTAGCCTTGCAATTGGTTTTTGTGGGCTTATTCTTACCGAATCGAGGTAAGGAGGGGCTATATTGCAATTGCTTACAATGCTTAAACTGATGTGATAAACAGTATCCCGACCGTCTGTTTTTGCCAAAAATATGTGTTGGGGATTGGTCCCTGTATCTGTTGAGCCGTCGCCAAAATCCCATAAAAAAACACTGTTTATTGGTTTGGATGTATTGGTGAACTTAACCAGCATATTACCGCACGCTGTGCTGTTATCCTTGGTAAACGATGGGGTAGCAATAGCCGGGGGGATAGTTACTGTAAGTACAAATACACCGCTAACACAGCCCTGGCTGGTTGATATAATATTATACGTTACAGTCGCATTTCCGTTTAAATCGCTGTTGGTTAAAACATCGTTTATAAAGCTGCCGCTGCCACTTACCGTGTAACCACCAGCAGTTGCGCTGGTTTTTGATGCATCAACTGCCCACGTAAACGTTGTTGCAGGTTTCGTTGCTGTAATAGTATAACCAAGCGATTTTCCTGCACAGGACGTAACTGTATTTTTACTTGTAATTGAATCGGCTTTATTGATGACGATGGTTGTTGGATCGGTTATGGTATCGCAGGGTGCGGCCAGGGTTGTTATCCCCTGAAAAAGGAGAGTAACCTTGCCCGCCTTTATTTCGGCGGATGAAGGTGTATAAACTGTCTGCGCCAAATTTCGGTCGGTAAAGGTGCCGGTACCGCCGGCCCAGCGCATTTTTATTGAAGGATTATTTGACGCACCATTCAAACTTATGGGTGTCCCGGCGCAAACGGCAGGGTAGGTGCCGGCGGTAACTGTTGGCGCTGCTATAAATTGTAAATGCTGGCTGCTGGTGGCCGGTGCCCCGCAAACGTTGGTATTTGTTACGGTAACGGTATACTTGGCAAAATCGTTAAATTTTATGACCGGATATTGTGAAACGTCGGTAGTATTATTAATAAAAGAAAATGCCCCGCCGGTTACCGTCCATTTGTAGGTTGCACCGGTGTTTTGTGCCGATCCGGAAAATGTTACTTTGGTAGCACTGTTAATGTTATTATCAAATTTAAGAGTACTATTTGTTCCGCAAAACACAGTATCTTTTGATAATGTGGCTGTGGGCACATCATCAACCACAACCGTTTGTGTGTTAGCATCGGTTATCAGCCCGCAACTTACCGTCGAGATTGCCAGTTTAATATTGTAAACACCTGTTTTATTAAACAAAAACTGTGGCGTTTGGCTGTTTGCATTTGTGCCGTTTGCATAAGCTACGGGTGCTGGACCGGTAACCGTCCACACATATTTATTGGTATTATTACAGTTTGAGTCAATTTTTGATGTGTTTACAGGAGTAACCGTAAGGGGGATGCAACCCGAATTAACAGGCAGCGAAAAGGTCGGCACAGGAGCCTCCTGGATACAAATATCCTGCGTAACATCGGCAACGGCGCATGAGCCTGTGTTGTTTTGCAGTTGCAAGGTTACTGTATGCGTACCGGTGGTTGTAAAAGTATAAATGAAAGCATCAGATAGTTTGTAATTAACTTGTTTGGTTACGCCGTCAACAAGCCACGTATACCGGGCTTTGCTGTTTGTACAACTTGCCGACGTACTGTTGGGGTCGTCGCCCGGAAAAGAATTGTTTACAAATTTAACCGCAGTATTTACACAGGCGGCCACCGGCACAACCGGCAGGTTAATTGGCGGCGCTATAACTTTTGCGTAACTGGCAACGGGGGTGCCTACATTGCCGCAAAACGGGCTTGCTAATTGCAGTTTTACTTCAAATGAATTGTTTTGGCCTTTAACTATGTTTCCGCATGATGCCTTAACATATTGGTGAGAAACTTTGCCGCCGGCAGCAAGTATCTGGCAATAGGTATAAGATACCGATGGCGTACCATCGCCCCAGGAAACATTATAAAGCAACCCGGGATAGTTGCTTTTTATAACATTCGGGTCGATGTTGTACGTTAAATTGGTAGCCCCGCTGCCAAGGCAGGCCGTTGTGCTACCCTCAACCCCGAAGCTGTTGTTAACCAGGTTATTGACCAGGGTATAAGTATAGGTACCTGTAATGCCTCCTAAAACAGCTTTTACGCTAATTGTGTAATTAGCAGCTTTGGCTGTAAAATTACCATTATTGGTAAAATTAACATTGGATGCTTCAGTCACCTGCGAAAGCTCGTTGTAAAAGCTTGCGGTAACTGTGGCGCCTGTAGTTGATGTATTTATAAAATTATAAGAAGAATTGCCCGACCCCGAACAAGTGCCAAACACTTCGGGATAATTGGCATCTATCGATTGCGAATTTAACGCTGCAACAGTGCCTGCGCCGGCAACAATTGATATGGCAGCTGATGACGTGCTTGTAACCGATGGTTTGGTAGCGGCTACTCTAACCAAATAACCGGTGCCGGGAATGGTGCCGGCTGGTATTATGCCATTTACAAAAGTAGCATAGTTGCCCGTGAACTTGCCAATTAGTTTTTGCGACGTGAAACTACCGCTGGCATTTGAAAGGTAAAGATTGTAGGTATTAGCAGGATCGATGCATGAACCCGTTACCTGGATGGGAACGCTTATTGTCGACCCTGGCGCATAGGGGCCGGTATCTACATTGCCAATAGTTATAGTTTGCGCTAAGGCCGAAAAAGCAACTAAATTAAATAAAGCAAAAAAAAATAAATTTGTAGTAAATATTTTATTCATTCACTTGCTTTTACTGTAGATAATTGCTTAAAATTCAATAGATTGGTCGAAAATAATAATTATTTTCAAATAATAATTGAATTTATTGCAAAAAGTAAAATTTTTGAACCAGAGGTTTTTCGCCAAAAACGAACAAAGTAATTGCCTGTAACAGAAATAAAATAGGTTGCTTAATAATGAATGATAACGGTGCTAAGCTTACTTTAAATTTCCAAAAAATAAATAAGAGATGAATATTGCAGCTATGATACCGGCTGCATCGGCAAATAAGCCGGCGGGTATGGCGTACCGTGATTTTTTTATCCCCACGGTACCAAAATATAAGGCAACTATATAGAACGTAGTATCGGCCGAACCGTTGAATACACTACCCAGGCGGCCTGCAAAACTATCGGGGCCAAAGGTTTTCATTACATCTATCATCATTGCTTTTGAACCAGATCCGCTGAGCGGTTTCATGTAGGCTACGGGCATTGCATCTACAAACCGGGTGTCAAGGTTGGCCTTTATACAAACCCAACGCAAACCCTCGTTCATATAATCCAGCGCACCGCAACTACGAAACACGCTAATACCTACTAACATTGCCACCAGGTAAGGGATTATCTTTACCGATGTTTCAAATCCGCTTTTTGCTCCTTCTACAAAAACATCAAATACATTTATTTTTTTTATCAATCCGCCTACGATAAATACTACCGGGATAAAAAACAATAAAAAGTTACTAACTACTTTAGATACTATACTTATTTCTTCGTTAGTTAAGTACTTTGTAAAATACCATACCACTATCGTAATAAAAGCGGTTACCCCGCCCAGCCAGGCAATGATAACCTTATCCCAAAGGTTTATCTTTTGTTTTATAGCTACAATTAATAAACCAACAACCGTTGCTACGTAGGTTGCTATAACGCATGGTAAAAATATATCTGCAGGATCTTTGGCATTTAAAATGGCACGTTGCGCTATGATAGTAACCGGCAACATTTGCAGGCCCGAAGTATGCAGCACCAGGAACATGATCTGTGCGTTTGAAGCCGATTCCTTATCTTTATTTAACTCCTGCAGGCTCCCCATAGCTTTTAAACCCAGCGGGGTGGCCGCATTATCAAGCCCAAGTAAATTGGCCGAGAAATTCATGAGCATTTGACCAACAGCCGGATGCTTTTTAGGTACATCAGGAAACAGGCGGCTAAAAAACGGCCCTACCAGCCGCGATAGAAAATTTATGGCGCCTGCCTTTTCGCCCACATTTAATATACCCAGCCAAAAGGCCATAGCGCCAATCAATGGTAAGGCAATATCCATTACCGATGATTTTGACGAATTGAAAATACCGTCGACAAGCAATTTAAAAGCCTCTACGTCGCCAAAAAAAATAAGCTTAATGAGTGCTACAACAAAAGCGATCAAAAAAAATGCTATCCAGATATAATTAAGGGCCATACGTGTCTTTAAGGCTTTGAAGTTAATGGTTTTGTATTTCAATATGAAATAATACTTAACTTGGACAGTGGGAAGATAGAATCAAGAGTCAAGAATTAAGATAGCGCGAATTTGCTAAGAATAGGATCGAAGCTGTTTCTTCATTAAAATTAATCCTAAATTAGCCTTTATAGTTTTTGTCTTGATTCTTGACTCTTGATTTTCTCCCCACGTATTAAAAAAAACAACACCATGATCACTACTTCGGCCATTTTAAACACCGCTATAACCGATTTTTTGCAAACCAGATCACCCGATGATAATTGGGATTTAAAACCCGCACCCGGTAAATGGTCAAAAAAAGAGGTCATTGGCCACCTGATTGACAGCGCCCAAATAAACCTGCAGCGCTTTGTACGCTGCACTT
The genomic region above belongs to Mucilaginibacter sp. KACC 22773 and contains:
- a CDS encoding RNA polymerase sigma factor; amino-acid sequence: MGEAELQQLIAGCLQHSRKDQKMLYKAFYGFAMSICLRYAGNRYEAAEIMNQGFLKVFTNLQKYDTTRPFIAWVGRIMMNTSVDYYRSNLKLSLTDDLDAAEDIGHNELPDQKLNYDDLIGMVQQLPNAYRTVFNLFAIEGFSHEEIASKLNISTGTSKSNLFKAREKLKNMVINSGRLPDSNSGSGQHTIVAIGTISISMSVLIELIMK
- a CDS encoding PKD domain-containing protein, giving the protein MNKIFTTNLFFFALFNLVAFSALAQTITIGNVDTGPYAPGSTISVPIQVTGSCIDPANTYNLYLSNASGSFTSQKLIGKFTGNYATFVNGIIPAGTIPGTGYLVRVAATKPSVTSTSSAAISIVAGAGTVAALNSQSIDANYPEVFGTCSGSGNSSYNFINTSTTGATVTASFYNELSQVTEASNVNFTNNGNFTAKAANYTISVKAVLGGITGTYTYTLVNNLVNNSFGVEGSTTACLGSGATNLTYNIDPNVIKSNYPGLLYNVSWGDGTPSVSYTYCQILAAGGKVSHQYVKASCGNIVKGQNNSFEVKLQLASPFCGNVGTPVASYAKVIAPPINLPVVPVAACVNTAVKFVNNSFPGDDPNSTSASCTNSKARYTWLVDGVTKQVNYKLSDAFIYTFTTTGTHTVTLQLQNNTGSCAVADVTQDICIQEAPVPTFSLPVNSGCIPLTVTPVNTSKIDSNCNNTNKYVWTVTGPAPVAYANGTNANSQTPQFLFNKTGVYNIKLAISTVSCGLITDANTQTVVVDDVPTATLSKDTVFCGTNSTLKFDNNINSATKVTFSGSAQNTGATYKWTVTGGAFSFINNTTDVSQYPVIKFNDFAKYTVTVTNTNVCGAPATSSQHLQFIAAPTVTAGTYPAVCAGTPISLNGASNNPSIKMRWAGGTGTFTDRNLAQTVYTPSSAEIKAGKVTLLFQGITTLAAPCDTITDPTTIVINKADSITSKNTVTSCAGKSLGYTITATKPATTFTWAVDASKTSATAGGYTVSGSGSFINDVLTNSDLNGNATVTYNIISTSQGCVSGVFVLTVTIPPAIATPSFTKDNSTACGNMLVKFTNTSKPINSVFLWDFGDGSTDTGTNPQHIFLAKTDGRDTVYHISLSIVSNCNIAPPYLDSVRISPQKPIARLIPDRVEGCSPFIVTGKNSSPGKNLQYTYYLYDGPLMLESKVYTDKSDFKFDTPLNTTRTKQYTIFMVAQNYCGNTDTTLKRTITVSAPTITPDMFFLNNKNSGCAPLNLTFVNNSSGGDTFYYTIYDDKYAVVTNVAAGTDNLPYVFTKPGLYYVTITASSACSSGNESSKSTNRVMVYDIPKAGFAASDTTGCRNVTASFTNSTYADPNTQPIALSYTWYYGDGATATGFTPPPHTYNYKNSPYTVKLVALNPLTGCTDSLVKKDYIKVTSPPGTAFTANPDTVTSIPNYQFQFVDQTTGTPANWMWDFGDGTVSALGNPIHTYADTGKYKVTLVTSTKDFCDSAVTHYVRITGIPGELYLPNAFMPTSGTTELRKFAAKGSGIRQWHLQIFNGFGQLIWETTKLSAPKGTPVDGDGWDGTFKGVPVEQGVYVWQASATFINGSEWKGMSYNNSLPKRTGVVHLIR
- a CDS encoding PorP/SprF family type IX secretion system membrane protein; amino-acid sequence: MRVLLKGYVLGLLMLLFVSVAVAQDHMYSQFFNSPVYLNPALNGQFQGDLRMNLIYRNQFTSVPGGFNYLTASVDYNIPQFGGGVGLIFTRGNEGTAGLTKNNIAGIYSYSVGSDDFVLSFGVQAGVTNRSVDYGKLVFSDQIDPRLGYIPGSPTNAESPRFDSRFYFDSGAGINLALSDFNIGGALQHINRPNESFTGTPAKLPMRGTAHISYRWDLNKDENLDEDEKSFFIPSVVFYKQSTAQSINMGLQYKRHNLNAGLWVRTAGSGGPSAITFSLIFDLFLNKESGEKFRLGVSHDAPISGLNYSNTSGTTEGSIGYETTLPSRVDTYHKFEGARRCYDFY
- a CDS encoding nucleoside recognition domain-containing protein, whose amino-acid sequence is MALNYIWIAFFLIAFVVALIKLIFFGDVEAFKLLVDGIFNSSKSSVMDIALPLIGAMAFWLGILNVGEKAGAINFLSRLVGPFFSRLFPDVPKKHPAVGQMLMNFSANLLGLDNAATPLGLKAMGSLQELNKDKESASNAQIMFLVLHTSGLQMLPVTIIAQRAILNAKDPADIFLPCVIATYVATVVGLLIVAIKQKINLWDKVIIAWLGGVTAFITIVVWYFTKYLTNEEISIVSKVVSNFLLFFIPVVFIVGGLIKKINVFDVFVEGAKSGFETSVKIIPYLVAMLVGISVFRSCGALDYMNEGLRWVCIKANLDTRFVDAMPVAYMKPLSGSGSKAMMIDVMKTFGPDSFAGRLGSVFNGSADTTFYIVALYFGTVGIKKSRYAIPAGLFADAAGIIAAIFISYLFFGNLK